One region of Limnospira fusiformis SAG 85.79 genomic DNA includes:
- a CDS encoding sulfotransferase family protein, with the protein MSLSTPTLHKNIIYVTGLPRSGSTLTCQLLGEHPAIYSPGHSSPLLSGIKTLQRHLSDNEFLLSQLDHQFEPVYQRLLNAYRGFINGWFAETEKNWVVDKNRGWLNSLDLALHLDPNCRLVVCVRELGQIYGSIEQQHQKTLLLDFPDDLANLAPYQRCERLFAPQGVVGGPLEAIQGLQERTPEQQERLFFVVFEHLMSQPLEVMGDLFTWLNLEPVKIDPQNLTVRPSEADSYYRFKYLHQTYPQIQPPGKHPISSRMQVELQTSYRWFYELFYPGLLPTVTGDS; encoded by the coding sequence ATGTCTTTATCAACCCCAACCCTCCATAAAAATATCATCTATGTGACCGGATTACCCCGGTCTGGTTCAACTCTCACCTGTCAACTGCTGGGAGAACATCCAGCCATTTATAGTCCCGGTCACAGTTCCCCCTTACTCAGTGGGATTAAAACCCTGCAACGCCACCTGAGTGATAACGAGTTTTTGCTCTCCCAACTCGACCATCAATTTGAACCGGTGTATCAACGGCTGTTGAATGCCTATCGGGGATTTATCAACGGTTGGTTTGCCGAAACCGAGAAAAACTGGGTCGTTGATAAAAATCGAGGTTGGCTGAACTCCCTGGATTTAGCCCTACACCTAGACCCCAACTGTCGCCTGGTGGTTTGTGTCAGGGAACTGGGACAAATTTATGGTTCCATTGAACAGCAACACCAGAAGACTCTCCTGCTAGACTTTCCCGATGACTTAGCCAATCTCGCCCCTTACCAACGCTGTGAGCGGCTGTTTGCCCCTCAGGGAGTCGTTGGCGGTCCTCTGGAAGCCATTCAGGGGCTACAGGAGAGAACTCCAGAGCAGCAAGAACGGTTATTTTTCGTCGTTTTCGAGCATTTGATGAGCCAACCCCTGGAAGTCATGGGGGACTTATTCACCTGGTTGAACCTAGAACCCGTGAAGATTGACCCCCAAAACCTAACGGTGCGACCCTCAGAAGCGGACAGTTATTACCGCTTCAAATATCTCCATCAAACCTATCCCCAAATTCAGCCCCCAGGGAAACATCCGATTTCCTCTCGGATGCAAGTGGAACTGCAAACCTCTTATCGCTGGTTTTACGAGTTGTTCTATCCGGGACTCTTACCCACTGTAACAGGAGACTCCTGA
- a CDS encoding FG-GAP-like repeat-containing protein — MKSTTNTNGNNQGMPRDLPVVQLGNVSFTDNSAANAIGTAPADGVGPDQNNNDIFGTTTAGTVITEVSVPPNQTYGIGQALEFTVTFSEAVTITGAVSLPITLDTGGMVNATLVGDGSSSTTHTFRYTVNEGDEDTNGIEVGTALVLSDGASIQNDDGFTASRTLNNIGDTTGILVDTTPPEAPTITTTGVTNGVIEGTAEARSTVEVFLDGDSIGTATADGDGNWTFTREKLSAGILTATATNKAGNISEKSAVVSLTRERTAPILSQTEFSLTAIFQGTTDHTGDNLKTIIGDSITAEQLPNTLNFSHATDINLPGVSQGSVATADFNGNGQIDILLTGQDSSDNRISRVYLNDGSGGFTPATDINLPGVSQGSVATADFNGNGQIDILLTGQDSSDNRISRVYLNDGSGGFTPATDINLPGVSQSSVATADFNGNGQIDILLTGIDSSDNRISRVYLNDGSGGFTQATDINLTGVRFSSAATADFNGNGQIDILLTGQDSSLNTISRVYLNDGSGGFTPTFTDINLPGVSQGSVATADFNGDGQIDILLTGTMSFFDGISRVYLNDGSGRFTQASDINLPGVFQSSVATADFNGDGQIDILLTGAMNLFDGISRVYLNDGRGGFTQATDINLPDVSQSSVATADFNGNGQIDILLTGQHSGRSISRIYLNETIEPSPGKAIIEADTSNGTWQYSTDSGTTWVDFPAVRQTNALLLDGSSQVRFVPNSDYSGEATYSFRAWDPSDERAVGSTANVRDHGGTTPFSADTATATITVEPLPEITVEPLPETDVKGVSGSFDDPTPEPDPSPEPDPTPEPDPSPEPDPSPEPDPSPEPDPTPEPDPSPEPDLHTGT; from the coding sequence ATGAAGTCCACCACCAACACGAACGGTAACAACCAAGGAATGCCTAGGGATTTGCCTGTCGTACAACTCGGCAACGTTAGCTTCACCGATAACAGTGCAGCCAACGCCATTGGGACTGCACCCGCAGATGGTGTCGGACCCGACCAAAATAATAATGATATTTTTGGAACAACAACGGCCGGGACTGTCATCACCGAAGTCAGCGTACCACCGAACCAAACCTACGGCATCGGACAGGCACTCGAATTTACCGTCACCTTCTCAGAGGCGGTGACTATCACCGGTGCGGTCTCCTTGCCCATTACTCTAGACACAGGAGGTATGGTGAATGCCACCCTGGTGGGTGATGGGTCATCTTCTACCACCCACACTTTCCGTTACACGGTTAATGAGGGCGATGAGGATACCAATGGCATCGAGGTTGGCACGGCTTTAGTCTTATCCGACGGTGCCAGCATTCAAAATGACGATGGCTTCACGGCCAGCCGAACCTTAAATAATATCGGCGATACCACAGGCATCCTGGTTGATACCACCCCACCGGAGGCACCGACCATTACCACCACGGGTGTCACCAACGGCGTGATTGAAGGAACCGCCGAAGCCCGAAGCACAGTCGAAGTGTTCCTAGACGGTGACTCTATTGGTACAGCTACTGCTGATGGGGATGGGAACTGGACATTTACCCGTGAGAAACTCAGTGCCGGAATTTTGACAGCTACCGCCACCAATAAAGCGGGGAACATCTCTGAGAAATCAGCAGTTGTCAGTCTAACTAGAGAAAGAACCGCACCAATTCTCAGTCAAACCGAGTTTAGCCTAACAGCAATTTTCCAAGGCACTACCGACCACACTGGAGATAACCTAAAGACAATAATTGGTGATAGCATCACTGCAGAGCAACTGCCTAACACCTTAAACTTCAGCCACGCTACCGATATCAACCTGCCCGGTGTTTCCCAGGGTTCGGTAGCCACAGCAGACTTCAATGGCAACGGCCAGATCGACATCCTGCTCACGGGCCAAGATAGTAGCGATAACCGCATCAGCCGAGTCTATCTCAACGATGGCAGTGGCGGATTTACCCCGGCCACCGATATCAACCTGCCCGGTGTTTCCCAGGGTTCGGTAGCCACAGCAGACTTCAATGGCAACGGCCAGATCGACATCCTGCTCACGGGCCAAGATAGTAGCGATAACCGCATCAGCCGAGTCTATCTCAACGATGGCAGTGGCGGATTTACCCCGGCCACCGATATCAACCTGCCCGGTGTTTCCCAGAGTTCGGTAGCCACAGCGGACTTCAATGGCAACGGCCAGATCGACATCCTGCTCACGGGCATTGATAGTAGCGATAACCGCATCAGCCGAGTCTATCTCAACGATGGCAGTGGCGGATTTACCCAGGCCACCGATATCAACCTGACCGGTGTTCGCTTCAGTTCCGCAGCCACAGCGGACTTCAATGGCAACGGCCAGATCGACATCCTGCTCACGGGCCAAGATAGTAGCTTGAACACCATCAGCCGAGTCTATCTCAATGATGGCAGTGGCGGATTTACCCCGACCTTTACCGATATCAACCTGCCCGGTGTTTCCCAGGGTTCGGTAGCCACAGCGGACTTCAATGGCGACGGCCAGATCGACATCCTGCTCACGGGCACAATGAGTTTCTTTGACGGCATCAGCCGAGTCTACCTCAACGATGGCAGTGGCAGATTTACCCAGGCCAGCGATATCAACCTGCCCGGTGTTTTCCAGAGTTCGGTAGCCACAGCGGACTTCAATGGCGACGGCCAGATCGACATCCTGCTCACGGGCGCAATGAATCTCTTTGACGGCATCAGCCGAGTCTACCTCAACGATGGCAGGGGCGGGTTTACCCAGGCCACCGATATCAACCTGCCCGATGTTTCCCAGAGTTCGGTAGCCACAGCGGACTTCAATGGCAACGGCCAGATCGACATCCTGCTCACGGGCCAACATAGTGGCAGAAGCATCAGCCGAATCTATCTCAACGAGACAATAGAACCCTCACCAGGCAAAGCCATTATTGAAGCGGACACCAGCAACGGCACCTGGCAATACAGCACGGACAGTGGCACGACTTGGGTAGACTTCCCAGCAGTTCGTCAAACCAACGCCCTCCTCCTCGACGGTAGCAGCCAAGTCCGGTTTGTCCCCAACTCCGACTACTCCGGAGAAGCCACTTACAGCTTCCGCGCCTGGGACCCATCCGATGAACGCGCCGTCGGTAGCACTGCAAATGTTCGCGACCATGGTGGCACGACTCCCTTTAGTGCCGATACAGCCACGGCCACCATCACTGTAGAACCACTCCCAGAGATTACTGTAGAACCACTGCCGGAAACTGACGTTAAGGGTGTCAGTGGCTCGTTCGATGACCCCACACCGGAACCTGACCCCTCACCTGAGCCAGACCCCACACCGGAACCTGACCCCTCACCGGAACCTGACCCCTCACCGGAACCTGACCCCTCACCCGAGCCGGACCCCACACCGGAACCTGACCCCTCACCCGAGCCGGACCTCCACACCGGAACCTGA
- a CDS encoding calcium-binding protein — MMSPTPGIFTSDDGVIQGTEGDDVIVGTEEDDTILAGQGDDMVIANGNSLIFGEMGNDTLVGGPGNDTLFGNQGNDLIFGGSGNDEIYGGQGNDTISGGGGNDLIFGDIGDDFIEGNEGNNTLFGNQGNDTIFGGSDNDLIYGGQGNDLIHGGSGNDTLFGDKGNDTIFGGEGDDLIFGGEGDDILIGAEGNDTLTGGGGRNGFVIAANYGTNTITDFTVGQDTILLDGGLTFEELTIASVGGQTQILFGSEVLAELLGVDANTISQNNFDTFVY, encoded by the coding sequence ATGATGTCTCCAACTCCCGGAATTTTCACCAGTGATGATGGCGTAATTCAGGGAACAGAAGGGGATGATGTGATTGTAGGTACTGAAGAAGATGATACTATCCTCGCCGGTCAAGGGGATGACATGGTTATTGCTAATGGCAATAGTTTGATTTTCGGCGAAATGGGTAACGATACCCTTGTTGGCGGTCCGGGAAATGATACCCTGTTTGGCAACCAAGGAAATGACCTGATTTTTGGTGGCTCTGGCAATGATGAAATCTATGGTGGTCAAGGAAATGACACCATTTCTGGTGGCGGTGGAAATGACCTGATTTTTGGTGATATTGGTGATGATTTCATCGAAGGAAATGAGGGTAATAATACCTTGTTTGGAAACCAGGGTAATGACACTATTTTCGGTGGTTCAGACAATGACCTTATCTATGGCGGTCAAGGAAATGACCTCATCCACGGAGGTTCGGGAAATGATACTCTATTCGGAGACAAAGGAAATGACACCATTTTCGGTGGAGAAGGTGATGACCTGATTTTTGGTGGAGAAGGTGATGATATCCTGATTGGTGCGGAAGGTAATGATACGCTGACAGGTGGAGGAGGTCGGAATGGCTTTGTGATTGCTGCTAACTATGGCACTAATACGATTACTGATTTCACCGTGGGTCAGGATACGATTCTCCTTGATGGTGGATTAACTTTTGAGGAACTGACGATCGCCTCTGTTGGCGGTCAAACTCAGATTCTGTTTGGGTCAGAAGTGTTGGCGGAACTTTTGGGTGTCGATGCTAATACCATTAGCCAAAATAACTTCGACACTTTTGTATACTAA
- a CDS encoding sensor histidine kinase yields the protein MFQATRRRLAIWYTAVTAVLLLLFASGFYLYVRNTLIDRIDDTLNHVVEVVERSLVIEPALSTISPSSQGVGLITVNVEASFGNNVDAAADDDHIDLEWFSPTGELLWSTLSQPLDIPLHTHRNGETVRLTDHHWSLASQLSGNSHLTSQEVVLRQVTDRVERGRQVLGYLRVSHPWFEVTKPIRQLLTDLAMGGVMILISVAAIGWFLSELAIEPVRESYQHLKQFTADASHELRSPIATIQTNVQVALAETDVNADIHQQLQVIERLTRRLGRLVDDLLFLARTDGRIVESQFTSVPLDALLMEVMEEQSANAEAADINLSLNLVDPPSLLSAGDTLPPETETDWFTMEGDRDQLVRLLINLVSNSLRYTPRGGEVSLTLQYLPKNKRSPHHGNSKEYYHWQEQFEGLQVIVKDNGIGIPPQAIPHIFDRFYRVDPARPNLDAEKSGEVTQISDTPQTSGSGLGLAIVSAIVDHHRGKIEVESAINQGTTVTVTFPLQQSN from the coding sequence ATGTTCCAAGCTACTCGAAGACGTTTAGCGATTTGGTACACTGCTGTAACTGCGGTTTTGTTGTTGTTATTTGCTAGTGGGTTTTATCTGTATGTCCGCAATACGTTAATCGATCGCATTGATGACACTCTCAACCATGTCGTCGAGGTAGTAGAGCGATCGCTTGTCATTGAACCCGCCCTCAGCACCATTTCCCCATCTTCCCAGGGGGTGGGGCTTATCACTGTTAATGTCGAAGCCAGTTTTGGCAATAATGTTGATGCTGCTGCTGATGATGACCATATTGATTTAGAATGGTTCAGCCCCACCGGAGAGTTGTTATGGTCTACCCTCTCTCAACCCCTTGATATTCCCCTCCATACCCACCGCAATGGCGAAACTGTCAGGCTAACCGATCATCATTGGTCTTTGGCTAGTCAACTTTCTGGAAATTCTCACCTCACCTCTCAGGAAGTGGTATTGCGACAGGTCACAGACCGCGTAGAAAGAGGTCGCCAGGTGTTGGGATATTTACGGGTCAGTCATCCCTGGTTTGAGGTCACAAAGCCTATTCGTCAATTATTAACCGATTTGGCTATGGGGGGGGTGATGATTTTAATTTCCGTGGCGGCTATTGGTTGGTTTTTATCCGAATTAGCGATCGAACCTGTGCGAGAATCCTATCAACATCTTAAACAGTTTACGGCTGATGCTTCCCACGAACTCCGTAGCCCGATCGCCACTATTCAAACTAATGTCCAGGTGGCTTTAGCAGAAACTGATGTTAATGCAGATATTCATCAGCAATTACAGGTTATTGAAAGGTTGACCAGACGCTTAGGTCGCTTGGTGGATGATTTGCTATTTTTAGCCCGCACCGATGGTAGAATTGTGGAATCTCAGTTTACTTCTGTTCCCCTCGATGCTTTGCTGATGGAAGTCATGGAGGAACAGTCTGCTAACGCGGAGGCGGCTGATATTAATTTATCACTGAATTTGGTGGATCCTCCTTCCCTGTTGTCGGCGGGTGATACTTTACCCCCAGAAACGGAAACTGATTGGTTTACTATGGAGGGCGATCGCGATCAATTGGTTCGGTTGTTGATTAATTTAGTCAGTAATAGTCTCCGCTATACTCCCAGAGGGGGAGAGGTGTCTTTAACTCTGCAATATCTCCCCAAAAATAAGCGATCGCCGCATCATGGTAACTCCAAAGAATACTACCATTGGCAAGAACAGTTTGAGGGCTTACAGGTGATAGTCAAAGATAATGGTATTGGTATCCCCCCACAAGCTATTCCCCACATTTTCGATCGCTTTTATCGAGTAGATCCAGCCCGCCCCAATTTAGACGCGGAAAAATCTGGGGAAGTTACTCAGATTTCCGACACCCCCCAGACATCAGGTTCCGGGCTAGGTTTGGCGATCGTATCAGCGATCGTTGATCATCATCGAGGTAAAATTGAGGTGGAAAGTGCAATTAATCAGGGAACAACCGTTACTGTTACCTTTCCCCTGCAACAAAGTAATTGA
- a CDS encoding GntR family transcriptional regulator translates to MVQFYIQPDSDIPASNQLFNQIRFAIASRQFPPGHRLPSTRQLAMQTGLHRNTISKVYRQLEDHGLVEAQAGSGIYVKALGHEGGSRASSPILEHYPQANQIIQQSLDNLLSQGCSLNEARELFLAEIDWRLRCSARVLVTAPTQDIGIGQLMAQELEVALKIPVQLIPIEKLAETIEQVPSGTVVTSRYFIGQAEAVAGPRSVRVIPVDIYDFAKEIALVQQLPKGTYLGIISLSSGLLRATEVIIHSLRGDDVLVMTAQLPNDYKINAIVRSAKVVICDQASVKAVKDAILANREEIIRPPQLVCCENYIGSKSINLLKRELGLN, encoded by the coding sequence ATGGTTCAGTTTTACATTCAACCCGATAGCGACATTCCTGCTTCCAATCAACTTTTTAACCAAATTCGGTTTGCCATAGCTTCTCGCCAGTTTCCCCCAGGACACCGCTTACCCAGCACCCGTCAACTGGCGATGCAGACAGGACTACACCGCAATACGATTAGTAAAGTTTATCGACAATTGGAAGACCATGGTTTAGTAGAAGCCCAAGCCGGGTCAGGAATTTATGTGAAAGCCTTGGGTCATGAAGGCGGTTCCCGGGCTAGTTCTCCCATTTTGGAGCATTACCCACAAGCTAACCAAATTATTCAACAGAGTTTAGATAACTTATTATCCCAAGGCTGTAGCCTCAATGAAGCCCGCGAACTATTTTTAGCGGAAATTGACTGGCGGTTACGTTGTAGCGCCCGCGTCTTAGTCACAGCCCCCACCCAGGATATTGGTATTGGTCAGTTAATGGCTCAGGAGTTAGAAGTCGCCCTAAAAATTCCGGTCCAACTCATACCCATTGAAAAACTAGCAGAAACCATAGAACAGGTTCCGTCGGGAACTGTGGTCACCAGTCGCTATTTTATCGGACAAGCGGAAGCTGTAGCAGGTCCGAGGTCGGTGCGGGTCATTCCGGTAGACATTTATGATTTTGCTAAGGAAATTGCTTTGGTTCAACAGTTACCCAAAGGAACTTATTTGGGAATTATTAGCCTCAGTTCGGGGTTGTTACGAGCCACGGAGGTGATTATTCACAGTCTGCGGGGGGATGATGTATTAGTTATGACTGCTCAACTGCCAAATGACTATAAAATTAATGCTATTGTTCGCAGTGCTAAGGTCGTGATTTGCGATCAGGCTAGTGTCAAAGCTGTTAAGGATGCCATACTGGCTAATCGTGAGGAGATTATCCGCCCCCCTCAGTTGGTTTGCTGTGAAAATTATATCGGTAGCAAGTCGATTAATTTGCTCAAGCGGGAACTAGGCTTAAATTAA
- a CDS encoding dienelactone hydrolase family protein has protein sequence MADLEIRTNHVTVKNGDLNIAAYLAQPTQGGPYPGVVVIQEIFGVNSHIRDVTDRIAGLGYVAIAPAIYQRLAPGFEVGYTDADLQLGRKYKEQTTAPELLSDIQATIDFLKQQDHVKNAPFGAIGFCFGGHVTYLAATLPDLGAIASFYGAGIVTGTPGGGPATVTRTPEIKGTLYGFFGTEDPLIPNSEVDQIEAELQKYKIPHRIFRYQATHGFFCDQRDSYNKDAAEDAWKQVRELFAQELTGS, from the coding sequence ATGGCAGATTTAGAAATTCGTACCAATCATGTTACCGTTAAAAATGGCGATCTGAATATCGCGGCTTATCTGGCGCAACCTACCCAGGGGGGACCGTATCCCGGTGTGGTGGTGATCCAAGAAATTTTTGGGGTCAATTCCCATATCCGAGATGTTACCGATCGCATTGCTGGGCTAGGATATGTGGCGATCGCTCCTGCTATTTATCAACGCTTGGCTCCCGGTTTTGAGGTCGGTTACACCGACGCAGATCTGCAATTGGGACGCAAATACAAGGAACAAACTACAGCCCCGGAACTCCTGAGCGATATTCAAGCTACTATTGATTTCCTCAAACAGCAAGATCATGTCAAAAATGCGCCCTTTGGGGCTATTGGCTTCTGTTTTGGTGGTCATGTGACTTATTTGGCTGCTACCCTCCCTGACCTGGGGGCGATCGCTTCCTTCTATGGCGCGGGAATTGTTACCGGAACTCCCGGCGGCGGACCTGCTACCGTTACTCGCACTCCCGAAATTAAAGGGACTCTGTATGGCTTCTTTGGTACCGAAGATCCTTTAATCCCTAATTCTGAGGTTGACCAAATTGAGGCGGAACTGCAAAAATATAAGATTCCCCATCGTATTTTTCGTTATCAAGCCACCCACGGTTTTTTCTGTGATCAGCGAGATAGCTATAATAAAGATGCCGCTGAAGATGCCTGGAAACAAGTTAGGGAACTGTTCGCTCAGGAACTAACCGGATCTTAG
- a CDS encoding S1 RNA-binding domain-containing protein, with amino-acid sequence MTTGNQSFSIDDFAKALEAHDYDLQKGQIVTGRVFEYDSNGAYIEIKGGKSPGFLPMSEISFTAGDNLSEILPLGEEQEFLIIRDQNSDGQVLLSLRKLQVEKAWDHLSEISENSESLQVVVTGVNRGGVTVDADCLRGFIPRSHLLVRDNLEALVGETITVTVLEFNRDREKLVLSQRMASQSVSFSQLQVGQLVEGTVGSIKPFGVFIELEGVTGLIHIKEVSQKYVGSLPDIFTIGQTVKALVISLEEGRQRVSLSTRLLENYPGEIVDKFPEVMDSAEARAERARKLLTA; translated from the coding sequence ATGACTACAGGAAATCAGTCGTTTTCAATTGATGATTTTGCCAAAGCCCTAGAAGCTCATGATTATGATTTACAAAAAGGGCAAATCGTGACAGGTCGGGTATTTGAGTATGATTCTAATGGTGCATATATTGAAATCAAAGGTGGGAAATCACCCGGATTTTTACCGATGTCCGAAATCTCCTTCACCGCAGGGGATAATCTATCGGAGATTTTACCCCTAGGTGAAGAACAAGAGTTTTTGATTATCCGTGACCAAAACTCCGATGGTCAGGTATTACTGTCTCTGCGAAAATTGCAAGTTGAAAAGGCTTGGGATCATTTGTCGGAAATATCCGAAAATTCCGAAAGTTTACAGGTAGTAGTTACTGGCGTTAATCGCGGCGGCGTGACTGTAGATGCCGATTGTTTGCGCGGATTTATTCCTCGATCGCATCTCCTGGTTCGGGATAATTTAGAGGCTTTGGTCGGTGAAACTATCACCGTCACTGTTCTCGAATTTAATCGCGATCGTGAAAAGCTGGTACTGTCTCAACGTATGGCTTCTCAATCCGTTTCCTTTAGCCAGCTTCAAGTTGGTCAACTCGTAGAGGGAACTGTCGGAAGTATTAAACCTTTTGGTGTGTTTATCGAACTAGAAGGCGTAACTGGGTTGATTCATATTAAGGAAGTTAGCCAAAAATATGTCGGTTCTCTCCCTGATATATTTACCATAGGTCAAACCGTCAAAGCCTTAGTTATTAGCCTAGAAGAGGGTCGCCAGCGCGTGTCTCTTTCTACTCGACTTCTGGAAAATTACCCCGGGGAAATTGTCGATAAATTCCCCGAAGTGATGGATTCTGCCGAAGCACGCGCCGAAAGGGCTCGCAAGTTACTTACAGCTTAA
- a CDS encoding N-acetylglucosamine kinase, with amino-acid sequence MVYGLGIDGGGSKTVCLLIDDRYQVLGRGEAGPSNYQSIGLSAATMAIKNAISQAVSYHQPGICIGSLGLGLAGVGRPEDIEIVRELVRQIQSNEQLQINWNIAPENFFIGGDSLIALVGGLGHDVGIVAMAGTGSQVFGRNHHGKIKRVGGWGYILGDEGGGYDIAVRGLRAVMRSFDGRLPPTRLTQELLNELGLKSPERLIEAVYRRGLGVRDMAALSTIIDRVAAEGDPVAETIITDVAQELVLATQVAIADLFNSGDFCEIVTVGGIWRGWSNLRSEFITGINAIAPQAEIVWPRHEPALGAALLAMKFK; translated from the coding sequence ATGGTTTATGGACTAGGAATTGATGGGGGTGGCTCGAAAACTGTTTGTCTGTTAATTGACGATCGCTATCAGGTCTTAGGTAGGGGAGAAGCTGGACCCTCGAATTATCAAAGTATCGGTTTGTCCGCCGCCACAATGGCTATTAAAAACGCTATTTCTCAAGCCGTTAGCTATCACCAACCGGGGATTTGTATTGGTAGTTTGGGGTTGGGTTTGGCGGGGGTGGGTCGCCCCGAAGATATCGAAATTGTGCGGGAATTGGTGCGACAAATTCAGTCCAATGAACAACTACAAATTAATTGGAATATTGCACCGGAAAATTTTTTTATTGGCGGCGATAGTCTGATCGCACTCGTGGGAGGGTTGGGTCATGATGTCGGAATTGTCGCTATGGCTGGGACAGGTTCTCAGGTGTTTGGACGTAACCACCACGGGAAAATAAAAAGGGTTGGTGGTTGGGGTTATATTTTGGGTGATGAAGGCGGCGGTTATGATATCGCTGTCCGGGGGTTGCGCGCCGTTATGCGATCGTTTGATGGCCGTTTACCGCCAACTCGCTTGACTCAAGAGTTACTCAATGAACTCGGTTTAAAGTCTCCTGAAAGGCTCATAGAAGCCGTTTATAGGCGTGGTTTAGGGGTGCGAGATATGGCGGCATTATCTACTATTATTGACCGCGTGGCGGCTGAGGGAGACCCCGTAGCAGAAACTATCATAACTGATGTGGCTCAGGAATTGGTTTTGGCTACTCAAGTGGCGATCGCTGATTTATTTAATTCCGGTGATTTTTGCGAAATTGTAACAGTAGGTGGCATTTGGCGCGGCTGGTCAAATTTACGCTCCGAATTTATCACTGGAATTAATGCGATCGCTCCCCAAGCTGAAATAGTATGGCCCCGTCACGAACCTGCATTAGGCGCGGCATTATTGGCTATGAAATTCAAATAA
- a CDS encoding MFS transporter, with translation MTSQKPHLTFFQLINMSVGFFGIQFGWGLQMANMSAIFEHLGAQAHQIPILWLAAPLTGLFVQPIIGHMSDNTWNFLGRRRPYFLVGAILSAIALIFMPSSSSLWMAAGLLWILDTSVNISMEPFRAFVGDLLPENQRTRGFAMQSLFIGLGAVVASIFPWFLNHVFDISSVGIDGQAIPLTVKFSFYIGAAVFLGTVLWTVLTTQEYPPQDIQNFNNQNKGGILQGIKDIWDAFRDMPETMVQLSWVQWFTWMGMYCIFLYFPPAVARNIFGAVDQDSLLYSEGIEWAGLCIAAYNAVCFGFSFILPQIAKSTNRQIAHSFCLICGAVGLFSLATIDNQYFLFLPMIGIGIAWSSILSMPYAMLVGCLPPDRTGIYMGIFNFFIVLPQITVSLGFGWVMRNLLNNDRLSAVIIGGVFFLMAAALTQRVQPASTMLESPKQPVTQADITTST, from the coding sequence ATGACATCCCAAAAACCACATTTAACATTCTTTCAACTCATCAATATGAGTGTCGGATTTTTCGGCATTCAGTTTGGCTGGGGGTTGCAAATGGCAAATATGAGCGCCATTTTTGAACACCTAGGCGCTCAAGCCCACCAAATCCCCATTTTATGGCTGGCTGCACCACTCACCGGGCTATTTGTTCAGCCAATTATCGGTCACATGAGTGACAACACTTGGAACTTTTTAGGACGCAGAAGACCTTACTTTTTAGTCGGTGCTATTCTCAGTGCGATCGCCTTAATTTTCATGCCCAGTTCCTCCAGTCTTTGGATGGCTGCTGGTCTCTTATGGATACTAGATACCTCCGTTAATATCAGCATGGAACCCTTTAGGGCTTTTGTTGGGGATTTACTACCCGAAAACCAGCGAACGCGAGGCTTTGCTATGCAGAGTCTATTCATTGGTTTAGGGGCTGTAGTTGCTTCCATATTCCCCTGGTTTCTCAACCATGTTTTTGACATCTCATCAGTCGGAATAGACGGACAAGCAATTCCCTTAACCGTCAAATTTTCCTTTTATATCGGCGCGGCCGTTTTTTTGGGGACTGTCCTCTGGACTGTCTTAACCACCCAAGAATATCCACCCCAAGATATCCAGAACTTCAACAATCAAAATAAAGGCGGTATTCTCCAAGGCATAAAAGACATTTGGGATGCTTTCCGAGATATGCCAGAAACCATGGTACAATTGTCCTGGGTACAGTGGTTTACCTGGATGGGAATGTATTGTATTTTCCTGTATTTCCCCCCAGCAGTTGCCCGCAATATTTTTGGCGCAGTTGATCAGGATTCCCTATTATATTCTGAGGGGATAGAATGGGCTGGACTTTGTATCGCCGCTTATAATGCCGTCTGTTTCGGGTTCTCCTTTATCTTACCCCAAATAGCAAAATCCACTAATCGCCAAATTGCCCATTCTTTCTGCTTAATATGTGGGGCGGTTGGATTATTCTCTCTGGCGACCATTGATAATCAATACTTCCTATTCCTACCAATGATTGGTATAGGTATTGCTTGGTCTAGTATTCTATCTATGCCTTATGCTATGTTGGTGGGATGTCTACCACCAGACCGGACAGGTATATATATGGGGATTTTCAATTTCTTTATCGTCTTACCACAAATCACCGTCTCTCTCGGGTTTGGTTGGGTGATGCGAAATCTCCTGAATAATGACCGCCTATCTGCTGTGATTATTGGTGGTGTATTTTTCCTAATGGCGGCTGCTTTGACTCAGCGGGTACAACCAGCATCAACTATGCTTGAAAGTCCTAAGCAACCTGTCACCCAAGCTGATATTACTACCTCTACTTAA